The DNA region ACCCTCAAAACAGGgaggtctgattttttttacctgaaagtTGAATTACCTTCTTTACATTGAAGACTGAACAGAGAGCTTCCACTGCTCCTGGACAGGATGCATCATTCCTGGTTTGTGGttccataatattttatttgcacCTCTAACTTTATTCAGGATAATCTGATTTCTAAACTCCGGAGCATAGAGTTCATGTCTTACTTATCTCTGTCCTCTCAGAGCCTTACAGTGTTTTGGATACAGTAGCTGCTCAATGAAGGTCTTAACATTTGGTTTCAATGGCACATATATTAATTTCCCATTTATAAAGTGTTATTAACACATTCCTACCATTGATATACTTTATCCTTCCCATTTCTGAGAACTCTTGCctttgaaacatgaaaaaaaaaaaagactttagcgTATCGATGCTATAATTTACCTAGGGAGTGCCttgcaagtatttgttgaattgtaattttatgaaaatttgcAGAGGAGGTTTCTTTCGAGTTTACTGTTGTTTAAGGGGTCCAACTACcccataaaggaaaggaaagaactcAGAGAAATGACTGGGAGGCTGTCCCAGAAAGACTGCTGCACCTTGTAGAGGACGGACCCAGCACCCAAGTCCTAGTTCCAGCCTCCTGTAAGCACAATGGGATCGTGGCATTCTGAAGGCCTGTTTTTCCTCCTCGACAGTTTCTCTGAGAAACTGTCAGTGTGATGTTCAAAAAAAACCCATTTGGTTCTTGCCCACAGATTCAGCTCGGCTATATGATCTGCAGAACCCAGCAGAAAATGAAATGGTGGCTCAgccttgagcatctgcctttggctcagatggtgatcccggggtcctgggatcaagtttcacatcaggttcccctgcagggagcctgcttctccctcggcctgtgtctctgcctctctctgtgtgtctcatgaataaataaaatttagaaagaaagaaaatgaaaatggaaggcCCCTTGTTTGAAAGTTAAGAATTTCGAGACAGTGGCCCCAGAACATCCAGGCAATTCTGGGTCCTTGTAAGACAACTCATCTCTCCctttgtcatgattttttttttaatttttatttatttatgatagtcacagagagagagagagagagagagaggcagagacacaggcagagggagaagcaggctccatgcaccgggagcccgatgtgggattcgccctgggccaaaggcaggcgccaaaccgctgcgccacccagggatcccctttgtcATGATTTTAAACACGACGATCTGGGGTATTCTGCAAACGGGTTTTGCAAATTTGCAAACGGGATTTTGCAAATCAGGCCCCAGGCAGTGATGCTCGGAGGCTCTGGGGCACGTCGGGCATCCACTAAAACACGTGAGGACTGCCCGGCGGGTCCAGCTCAAGGGCGGGGGCTCGTAAGCACGGGTCCCAGCCGGTCCCAAGCGGGGCCCTAACCTCGGCCCCTCCACTGCGCAAAGGTGCTcgccccgccctcgccccgccccgtgGTTCAACGTGCCGGAAATTGAACCGCTAAGTGCTTCCGGTGGTGCAAAGGTCGGCCCCGGCAAGATGGCGGCCCCCTTGGAGCTCAGTTgctggggaggtggctgggggctCCCATCGGTGCACAGCGAGTCCCTGGTGGTGATGGTGAGGCCTCCCGGCGGGCCAGGGCGCAGGAAagaggggcggggcccgaggcGCGAGGCCGGCCGGGCGGCGGTCCCCTGCGGCGCTGCAGGGCCGAGCCCGGCCGGGGCACCTCTCGCCGCGCTCTGCGGGCTCCTTCCCGTGGAGCCCCAGCCTGGCCTGTGAGCCCGCCGACGCCCGGCGGGAGAGCCCGAGCTTCCCCGCTTGGCCCCGAGTCTCCTCGGCCATGCACAGCTCTCGGGGCGGTGCGCGCGCGCTCTGCACCCCCAGACCTTTGGGGGGCCAGGTGCCCGAAGGCTGCGTGGCGGGCGCGCGTCCTCGGCAGGACCTGTGGAGGGACCCAGCCCGCGGGTCCGGCCTCTCGGCCGTGGGGCCGCCGGGCTGTAAAATAAAGCTGCTCTGCACGTTGGCACCGCGCGCTCAGTCTAAATGTTCTATTGCAAACTTTGTTTCAGGCTTACGCCAAATTTTCTGGCGCACCCTTGAAAGTCAGTGTCGTAGATAACACCTGGAGAGGTTCGAGAGGTACAGTGTGAACGTTTCATACACCTTGGGCTCTGTTAAatgacccccgcccccgcccttgGAGCCAGGAGGCACGTGGCCGTGCAGTGCAGTACCTTgggcttttcatttcttcttaccACGGCCCTGGCTGTGTGTTGCTTATGGTTTGCCCATTCGGGGTAATACTTTACAGGCCCGATCAATGGGAATTATGAGAAATGCCAGTGTTCTCCAGAGCTGCTCTGTGAAATTGCAAAAAAAACTAGGATGAGCTTGCTCATTCTTCCCCCCTCCAAGTGTGCAACTGATACAGTTTTCTAGGGGATCAGAATCTCTTCGGAGGAAATAGAAACATTTCCTTGTATGTAAACTTCTTGATTTATAGGGGATGTACCAATTTTGACGACTGAAGACAACATTGTTTCTCAGCCtgcaaaaatattaaactttttaaggaaacaggTGGGTGGTTCCTTTTTAACATGTTCCTTgcatgttactttaaaaaaaaaaattctaaagtttggggttttttttttctttaattctttttttttaccaactcAGTAGATAATTGGAGATACCTCGGGTTTCATATAAAAATAGACTTGAGAATTATTGCTCTGAATCATGAGTTATATTATGATTTGAAAGTCCTATAATGAGGTATactcaatttatattttcatgtacttttttggattttattgaaATCGAGACATGCAGATTCAATGAAGCCATCTTCACTATTCACTCATTGATGTGATTGTCAATTTACTCACAAAGCTGCTGTGCACCTTCTGCTACATATGCCATCTGAGTTCCACCAACTagcagctattttatttttaaagaactctcaAAGGGAGAGTTGCAATCAGATATTTCATTAAGTAATGTATTTAAGTTGCATGAGCATGTAAAGATTTGTATGATGTATCCATAATATTTAAACATGTAAAGACTTTTATAAATACCAAAGTTATGGGTTTTGttaatactttcttaaaaaaataaatcctatgtcagcaaattttagaatttttctaaattggaaggttttttttttctttctttttccatgggAAGAAATGCAAACAACTAGAACTTCTTgcttattgttaaaaataatagcttgtgtttattaattttgtactTTATGCCATGCAATAAACTAAACTAGGTCATAATCACTGAATTATAGCAGTTAACCAAAGCGTAATACTTACTGACCTTTGTGTGTGAAGTTGTGCTAAGAACTGTATTTGCATTAAGCAGCATTTGTCACTGAGTTTGTATTTATTGTTCTGccttttaatgtcatttttccGTTTTTGAGGAAGAATAAGAatcttgttttttggttttatattttttaatagaaatataatgctgATTATGAACTCTCAGCAAAGCAGGGGGCAGATACACTGGCTTACATTGCTCTCCTCGAAGAGAAGCTTCTTCCTGCAGTGGTGAGTATTGGTATTGTAGTGACCTACTAAAAATACACCTAGTTCTATTTAGAAGCAACGTAATGAAAAAGGTTCAAGAGCGGAAATTGCATTTATGTATTAACCTTGATTCGTTTATGTTACTGTGAAACTGGATTCTATTAGTCATTCAACTAAGACATGAAACAATGAAtgcattttggaaataaaaattatttgtggaaGATGGAGTTGTTTGTTCCCGTGTATaactatcattcattcattcagcaagtaatTATTGAGTGCATATGTGCCAGGCCTTGTATGGGTGCCTGGGATATAGCAATCAACAAATCCATGTgtttaaaatcttgttttgttcttgagTCATTCTAATTGGGAAGGTTGTATGAAGCCACTTTAGAAAAAACTTTCACACTGGATGACTTCTTGAAATAAAAGAACATGCTTATAGTGGTGGTgggtttgtttcttggtttgtagttgttttgtttgctttgcagCTTCACACATTCTGGGTTGAGAGTGACAATTACTTTACTGTGACAAAGCCATGGTTTGCTTCACGAATTCCTTTTCCCTTGAGTTTGATCCTGCCTGGAAGGATGTCTAAGGGAGCACTGAATAGAATTATCCTGACCAGAGGAGAGCCTCCCCTCTACCACCTCCGAGAAGTGGAAGCTCAGGTATGGTTGGGATTACTTTCAAAGCAAGGGGCCTCCGGAGGAGGGACAAGAGAGACAACAGAGATGAACATACCTAGATGCCTGCCTAACAGGAGTTCTAGAGTATCCTTCCTACTTTTGAGTTGTCATTTCATCCTTATTAGATATACAGAGATGCCAAGGAGTGCCTAAATCTTCTATCAAACAGATTGGGAACATCTCAGTTTTTCTTTGGAGATTCGTGAGTGCATGCCCTTAAAAACCATTTTGATGTTTTGTATGCATATAATCCATGAGCAGTTATTTAAAGTAAGTcctcttgccccccacccccctttatGAGTTTTTTACTTAAAAGATTTAATAGATTACTATAGTAAACTTTTTCTGTGCATGCTAATCAGGTAGTGACTCAATATGCTAcatatgtgaatttaaaatatcttaaggCTATTCCCACCCTGTTTCCTACCTCTGTGCAACAATTGTGAGTAAAAATGAATCTTTAATTTATAACgtttcttcaaataaaagaaatggttAGGGTATCTTAAAAACTAATCAATAAAGCCCTCATTACATCATTTTCATAAGCTAAAACGTgtagtaaatcttttaaaaggctgTATTATATAGTCCAGAATTGCCAAAtgtatgagaaaaaatatttttaagttaatattttctttgtgttttaagaaaatccttaatttatttttaggccATCTACCTTGGATGCCTATGTGTTTGGTTTCCTTGCACCTCTTTATAAAGTACGCTTTCCTAAAGTTCAGTTACAAGAACATTTGAAACAGCTGTCCAACCTGTGCCGTTTTTGTGACGACATCCTAAACAGTTATTTTAGGCTTAGTGTTGGAGGTAAGGTGGCTTCTCTTCAGCTAATCTGTGTTTGCATAGAATATCTGCATATTCTCCTCAGGATGTATAAGCATAATTCATGACTTATTGAAGAAGCTTGTATATTGTCTTTAAATGTTGAATTATAGCACTTGAAAAAGTTgcgtttttccattttattcccgTGTGTTAGTTCCATGTTAAACAGAGAAATAGATACTTACCTTTTGTCTGTTCTTCAAGCTTTTATACATTTCTT from Canis lupus dingo isolate Sandy chromosome 3, ASM325472v2, whole genome shotgun sequence includes:
- the MTX3 gene encoding metaxin-3 isoform X1 yields the protein MAAPLELSCWGGGWGLPSVHSESLVVMAYAKFSGAPLKVSVVDNTWRGSRGDVPILTTEDNIVSQPAKILNFLRKQKYNADYELSAKQGADTLAYIALLEEKLLPAVLHTFWVESDNYFTVTKPWFASRIPFPLSLILPGRMSKGALNRIILTRGEPPLYHLREVEAQIYRDAKECLNLLSNRLGTSQFFFGDSPSTLDAYVFGFLAPLYKVRFPKVQLQEHLKQLSNLCRFCDDILNSYFRLSVGGISPAGQEMVDANLQKLTQLVNKESNLIEKMDDNLRQSPQLPPRKLPTLKLTPAEEESNSLQRLSP
- the MTX3 gene encoding metaxin-3 isoform X2, which encodes MAAPLELSCWGGGWGLPSVHSESLVVMAYAKFSGAPLKVSVVDNTWRGSRGDVPILTTEDNIVSQPAKILNFLRKQKYNADYELSAKQGADTLAYIALLEEKLLPAVLHTFWVESDNYFTVTKPWFASRIPFPLSLILPGRMSKGALNRIILTRGEPPLYHLREVEAQIYRDAKECLNLLSNRLGTSQFFFGDSPSTLDAYVFGFLAPLYKVRFPKVQLQEHLKQLSNLCRFCDDILNSYFRLSVGAFSCVNRNQQQTDLGEVHSHDSTT
- the MTX3 gene encoding metaxin-3 isoform X3 — its product is MAAPLELSCWGGGWGLPSVHSESLVVMAYAKFSGAPLKVSVVDNTWRGSRGDVPILTTEDNIVSQPAKILNFLRKQKYNADYELSAKQGADTLAYIALLEEKLLPAVLHTFWVESDNYFTVTKPWFASRIPFPLSLILPGRMSKGALNRIILTRGEPPLYHLREVEAQIYRDAKECLNLLSNRLGTSQFFFGDSPSTLDAYVFGFLAPLYKVRFPKVQLQEHLKQLSNLCRFCDDILNSYFRLSVGDG